One Drechmeria coniospora strain ARSEF 6962 chromosome 01, whole genome shotgun sequence genomic region harbors:
- a CDS encoding GATA transcription factor AreB has protein sequence MEDDVPPMPPPQPPADPVSRPSSTSTTESAAFPQLPGIAALAASNAAIGAASNPAGGSAPANSGNPAINATGNPAPDSPQPRCDFDQILQRMKEEHERNVSGVQEQESPPPSRTVQGLHASTTTPMNVRISPAATSGGGGNGMPVCQNCTTSTTPLWRRDEFGSVLCNACGLFLKLHGRPRPISLKTDVIKSRNRVKTVRPDLAAKKKVRLSRKHDGVGSFCLTFPSTNRAYSRSLTTPPFFTALTDTDGAETVAQNAATAAQAIQRSAQKSANGHDGSDSPISRTGTPSMYHHGLPSFIVDDPYQTSFTGSTGQDGTAGEPVSGDRSLDSPQTHEQLIAHNSSLKTRVSELEVINELFRGRLSQLEQQEAAARRGQEVAGAEQSQLRTQLEAVQESEAQLRAQLDDSHRRENSLKRRLDELELELAEAKDTLHYEPERPAKKARLEDEVPDPPGIVEPAPDLQPEVAAESEVTPAPSAPAPEATSATD, from the exons atggaggacgacgtgccgccgatgccgcctccCCAGCCGCCAGCCGATCCCGTGTCGCGTCCGAGCTCGACATCCACGACTGAATCCGCCGCGTTTCCGCAGCTGCCCGGCATCGCCGCGTTGGCCGCGAGCAATGCGGCCATCGGCGCGGCAAGCAAcccggccggcggcagcgcACCGGCCAACAGTGGCAACCCGGCCATCAACGCGACCGGCAACCCGGCGCCGGACTCGCCGCAGCCGAGATGCGATTTCGACCAGATACTGCAGCGGATGAAGGAAGAGCATGAGAGGAACGTCTCCGGCGTGCAGGAGCAAGAATCACCACCGCCCTCTAG GACCGTCCAAGGACTGCATGCCAGTACCACCACGCCGATGAACGTGAGGATTTCCCCTGCCgcgacgagcggcggcgggggcaaTGGCATG CCTGTCTGCCAGAACTGCACGACATCAACGACGCCCTTGTGGCGACGCGACGAGTTTGGTTCGGTCCTCTGCAATGCCTGCGGCCTATTTCTAAAGTTGCACGGTCGCCCCCGTCCCATCTCTCTCAAGACGGACGTCATCAAGAGTCGCAATCGCGTCAAGACGGTTCGCCCGGATCTcgcggcgaagaagaaggtACGTCTTTCTCGAAAACATGACGGAGTCGGGAGTTTTTGTCTAACGTTTCCCAGCACCAACAGAGCCTACAGCAGGTCATTAACTACCCCCCCCTTCTTCACTGCCCTCACAGATACGGATGGTGCTGAGACAGTCGCGCAGAATgctgccaccgccgcccagGCTATACAACGGTCGGCCCAAAAGTCGGCCAACGGCCACGATGGCTCTGACTCTCCCATTTCCCGCACCGGAACGCCCTCCATGTATCACCATGGGCTTCCGtccttcatcgtcgacgacccgtATCAGACCTCCTTCACAGGCTCGACCGGTCAGGACGGCACCGCGGGCGAACCCGTGAGCGGCGACCGGAGCCTCGATTCTCCTCAAACGCACGAGCAACTTATTGCCCACAACTCGAGTCTCAAGACGAGAGTCAGCGAACTCGAAGTTATCAATGAACTGTTCCGCGGCCGGCTGAGCCAGCTGGAGCAACAAGAGGCCGCGGCGCGCCGAGGCCAGGAAGTTGCCGGTGCGGAGCAAAGTCAACTGCGAACCCAACTGGAGGCTGTTCAAGAGAGCGAAGCTCAGTTGCGCGCCCAACTCGACGACAGTCATCGACGCGAAAACAGCCTCAAACGACGACTCGACGAGTTGGAGCTGGAACTGGCAGAGGCCAAGGATACACTTCACTACGAACCCGAGAGGCCTGCGAAGAAGGCTCGCCTTGAAGACGAGGTCCCAGATCCACCTGGCATCGTTGAGCCGGCGCCGGACCTACAACCAGAGgtcgcggccgagtcggaggTGACGCCAGCACCatcagcaccagcaccggAGGCGACCTCGGCGACCGATTGA
- a CDS encoding hypothetical protein (related to histone H4), translating to MAPTPSSRGGPAGARPGIAKIGTGKLSGKTILSSRHRKIVKDTIHGIIPARPDIRRMARRGGVKRISAGVYQEIRIAMKAYLENILRTCVIYVEHRGAKTITTADVIHGLQKMSRPIYGFDPDTYDGRTMARHNVPKPAV from the exons ATGGCACCGACACCCAGCTCTCGTGGAGGGCCTGCTGGTGCTCGTCCCGGTATCGCCAAGATTGGCACCGGCAAGTTGTCAGGCAAAACTATTCTGAGTTCGCGGCACCG CAAGATTGTGAAGGATACAATCCACGGTATTA TTCCAGCACGCCCAGATATCAG GAGAatggctcgtcgaggaggggtAAAGAGAATATCCGCTGGAGTCTACCAGGAGATTCGCATCGCCATGAAGGCTTACCTGGAGAAT ATTCTCCGAACGTGCGTCATTTACGTCGAGCATAGGGGTGCCAAGACCATCACGACGGCCGAT GTTATTCACGGCCTCCAGAAGATGAGCCGTCCCATCTACGGATTCGACCCAGACACGTACGATGGCCGTACAATGGCCAGGCACAATGTTCCGAAACCAGCCGTTTGA
- a CDS encoding acetamidase/formamidase — protein MTRPHISTSNIHLKWSRNLPPAVTVRSGDQVTFDLHDGLNNQITPSTTAADLAGLDSTQADPAFGPVFVEGAEPGDVLRVDILELTPAGYGWTAILPGFGLLCDEFPTPQLKLWDLSGPAISRGSTEFKPGIFVPIRPFLGVMGLAPAVDGELDTIPPYDWGGNLDCKHVTEGASLRLPVQVAGALFSCGDGHAAQGDGEVCGTAIETPMRARLRLTVEKDKPWIRSPHYMTAPKPEPTRGCEYAVVGIDADLREAARKALRGAIDWLAAERALSRAEAYMLCSVVADLKIVEAVDMPHYAVACAVPLAIFSSPSGAVAVQGE, from the coding sequence ATGACGCGGCCGCACATCTCAACGTCCAACATCCACCTCAAATGGTCCCGGAACCTGCCGCCAGCCGTGACCGTCCGCTCTGGCGACCAAGTCACCTTTGACCTCCACGATGGCCTCAACAACCAAATcacaccgtcgacgacagccGCCGACCTTGCTGGCCTTGATTCGACCCAGGCCGATCCGGCCTTTGGCCCCGTCTTCGTCGAGGGAGCCGAGCCCGGCGACGTGCTGCGGGTCGACATTCTTGAGCTGACGCCCGCGGGCTACGGCTGGACTGCCATCCTGCCAGGCTTCGGCCTGCTGTGTGACGAGTTCCCGACGCCGCAACTCAAGCTGTGGGATCTGTCCGGCCCCGCCATCAGCCGCGGCAGCACCGAGTTCAAGCCCGGCATATTCGTCCCCATCCGCCCCTTCCTCGGCGTCATGGGCCTGgccccggccgtcgacggtgagcTCGACACCATCCCACCGTACGACTGGGGTGGCAACCTCGACTGCAAGCACGTCACCGAGGGCGCGAGCCTTCGTCTCCCCGTTCAGGTCGCCGGCGCTCTCTTCagctgcggcgacggccacgccGCTCAAGGGGATGGCGAGGTCTGCGGCACCGCCATCGAGACTCCCATGCGCGCACGCCTGCGTCTGACGGTCGAGAAGGATAAGCCCTGGATCCGGTCGCCGCACTACatgacggcgccgaagccggagCCGACCAGAGGTTGCGAGTACGCCGTCGTGGGCATCGATGCCGATCTCCGCGAGGCCGCGAGGAAGGCCTTGCGAGGCGCCATCGactggctcgccgccgaaCGGGCTCTGTCCAGGGCCGAAGCGTACATGCTTTGCTCCGTTGTGGCCGATCTGAAGattgtcgaggccgtcgacatgcCTCACTATGCCGTCGCCTGCGCCGTACCTCTGGCCATCTTTTCCAGCCCATCCGGGGCAGTCGCGGTCCAAGGGGAGTGA